The Roseococcus microcysteis genome contains a region encoding:
- the gmd gene encoding GDP-mannose 4,6-dehydratase, with translation MKTALITGITGQDGAYLARFLLGRGYRVYGLLRRSASADVIGERLRWLGIEREVEMVDADLVDLSSILRAVQATQPDEVYNLAAQSFVKTSWTQPLLTGQVTGIGAVNMLEAVRLAAPQARFYQASSSEMYGLIQAPIQNETTPFYPRSPYAAAKLYAHWMTVNYRESFGMHASSGILFNHESPLRGIEFVTRKITDGVARIKLGLTQTLSLGNLDARRDWGHAADYVRAMWLMMQQETPADYVVATGRTTSVREFCRLAFEHVGLDWEAHVTVDPAFLRPAEVDVLQGDATRARERLGWEPEITLERMVAEMVDADLERLRRRGG, from the coding sequence ATGAAGACGGCGCTGATCACCGGCATCACGGGGCAGGATGGCGCCTACCTGGCGCGCTTCCTGCTGGGCCGAGGCTACCGGGTGTACGGGCTGCTGCGGCGCTCGGCCTCGGCCGACGTCATCGGCGAAAGGCTGCGCTGGCTCGGCATCGAGCGCGAGGTCGAGATGGTGGATGCGGATCTCGTGGACCTCTCCTCCATCCTCCGCGCGGTGCAGGCGACACAGCCGGACGAGGTCTACAACCTCGCCGCGCAATCCTTCGTGAAGACCAGCTGGACCCAGCCGCTGCTGACGGGGCAGGTGACGGGTATCGGGGCGGTGAACATGCTGGAGGCGGTGCGGCTCGCGGCACCACAGGCGCGCTTCTACCAGGCCAGCAGCAGCGAGATGTACGGGCTGATCCAGGCGCCCATCCAGAACGAGACCACGCCCTTCTATCCGCGCAGCCCCTATGCGGCCGCCAAGCTCTACGCCCACTGGATGACGGTGAACTACCGCGAGAGCTTCGGCATGCACGCCAGCAGCGGCATCCTGTTCAACCATGAGAGCCCGCTGCGCGGCATCGAGTTCGTCACGCGCAAGATCACGGATGGGGTGGCGCGCATCAAGCTCGGCCTCACGCAAACGCTGTCACTGGGCAACCTGGACGCCCGGCGCGACTGGGGCCATGCGGCCGACTATGTGCGCGCCATGTGGCTGATGATGCAGCAGGAGACGCCGGCCGATTATGTCGTGGCCACCGGCCGCACCACCAGCGTCCGCGAGTTCTGCCGCCTGGCCTTTGAACATGTCGGCCTGGACTGGGAAGCCCATGTGACGGTGGACCCCGCCTTCCTGCGCCCCGCCGAGGTGGATGTGCTGCAAGGCGATGCCACCCGCGCGCGGGAGCGGCTGGGCTGGGAGCCCGAGATCACGCTGGAGCGGATGGTGGCGGAAATGGTGGACGCCGACCTGGAGCGGCTGCGGCGTCGGGGGGGCTGA
- a CDS encoding WD40/YVTN/BNR-like repeat-containing protein — MSERLLVATRKGLFICPPEGEGWAIPTPAFLGEPVSAVLHDKRDGALYAALRLGHFGAKLHRSEDGGASWTEIGVPALPKEKEGDKPLDMIWTLAAGAEPGVLWAGTLPAALFRSADRGASWELVRGLWDVPERASWVGGGYDDPGLHSIVIHPRDPRRMAIAISTGGVWLSGDGGDSWRLGGRGLRAEYMPPAQAFDPGVQDVHLLAACAATPEVLWAQHHNGIFRSTDGGESFVEVTAPAPSRFGFAVAAHPADPATAWFAPAVKDECRVPVAGRLVVTRTQDGGATLEALGEGLPAAGSYDLVYRHALVVDAAGGRLAMGSTTGNLWLGEAGGARWRLLSAHLPPIAALAFA, encoded by the coding sequence ATGTCCGAGCGGCTGCTCGTCGCCACCCGCAAGGGACTTTTCATCTGCCCGCCCGAGGGCGAGGGCTGGGCGATCCCGACCCCCGCCTTCCTGGGCGAGCCGGTCTCGGCCGTGCTGCACGACAAGCGCGACGGCGCGCTCTATGCGGCGCTCCGGCTCGGCCATTTCGGCGCGAAGCTGCACCGCTCCGAGGATGGTGGGGCGAGCTGGACCGAGATCGGCGTGCCAGCCCTGCCGAAGGAGAAGGAAGGCGACAAGCCGCTCGACATGATCTGGACGCTCGCAGCCGGCGCGGAGCCGGGCGTGCTCTGGGCCGGCACGCTGCCCGCCGCGCTGTTCCGCAGCGCCGATCGCGGCGCGAGTTGGGAACTCGTGCGCGGCCTCTGGGACGTGCCGGAGCGCGCATCCTGGGTGGGCGGTGGCTATGACGATCCGGGGCTGCATTCCATCGTCATCCACCCGCGCGATCCGCGCCGCATGGCCATCGCCATCTCCACCGGCGGGGTGTGGCTGAGCGGCGATGGCGGCGACAGCTGGCGGCTGGGCGGGCGGGGCCTGCGCGCCGAATACATGCCGCCCGCGCAGGCATTCGACCCGGGCGTGCAGGACGTGCATCTGCTGGCCGCCTGCGCCGCCACGCCCGAGGTGCTCTGGGCGCAGCACCACAACGGCATCTTCCGCTCCACCGATGGTGGCGAGAGCTTCGTGGAGGTGACGGCACCCGCCCCGTCGCGCTTCGGCTTCGCGGTGGCGGCGCATCCGGCCGATCCCGCGACCGCCTGGTTCGCCCCCGCGGTGAAGGACGAGTGCCGCGTGCCGGTGGCGGGCCGACTCGTGGTCACCCGCACCCAAGACGGCGGCGCGACCCTGGAAGCTCTGGGCGAGGGGCTGCCGGCGGCCGGCAGCTATGACCTCGTCTATCGCCACGCCCTGGTGGTGGATGCGGCGGGCGGGCGGCTGGCGATGGGCTCCACCACCGGAAACCTCTGGCTGGGCGAGGCGGGCGGCGCGCGCTGGCGGCTTCTCTCCGCGCATCTGCCGCCCATCGCGGCGCTGGCTTTCGCGTGA
- a CDS encoding PAS domain-containing protein: MLGHSTAAASLQPGDLPAEAGGHAQPAPGLARHITLLALLLLMPALALGLITSFNLASRLRAGMEASFAAAAGAGALAVADQVETRAVLLEALAASPLIDAGPAAEEDFRQQARRALGGRGPWITLVSTATSDRPPLHTRGEAEGPPPVPAAALAQVMRDGVAVVGRHGEEEAGPRDQLVLAVPVLRDRVVLGALATPVTQTVLLEALARATRPPDAFLMLLDPDGAVVAAHGLAPDAAAWTAPPPLRAALAAAGAATQRAPGGATTLRAPGPGGASVVLFAAPLPLAGWVVVAGQAESRFSAGWTGPALLQWGGGLAMIALGLLLAGQFARRLLAALAAIRAPRPGGLRVAEFEALGATIAAAEGALRQEAARAERAAARTTHLARTAEDDRLLLESVVRSVPEPIFVKDRDLRYVLINDAAARSMGWNERDCIGRTAAEMTRPDVVERFDTQDRAVLAAGRTMEFEDQIVLERGVTRCYRTIKAPWRDSAGRVLGVVGVARDVTRRRAAEERLRAAEAAMRRIARADSLTVMSLGIAHELNQPLTAASNFQRASLRWLDQAASDPGRLAAARSAIEEASAETLRAAAILRQMRDFIDRGQTERTTVELGPLLADTVALFRAARAEEKLPVELDVPEGGHAVMGDRVQLQQVFVNLLRNAIEATEGQMERGLAVSLTAEGGMARVILADRGPGLPEEVTERMFEPFVSTRAEGMGIGLSIARTIIESHGGRITARARAGGGTEFVLDLPLHMALA, from the coding sequence ATGTTGGGCCACAGCACGGCAGCCGCTTCGCTCCAGCCGGGGGATCTGCCCGCGGAGGCGGGTGGGCACGCGCAACCCGCGCCGGGCCTGGCCCGGCACATCACCCTGCTGGCGCTGCTGCTGCTGATGCCGGCGCTGGCGCTTGGCCTCATCACCTCCTTCAACCTGGCCTCGCGGCTGCGCGCGGGCATGGAAGCCAGCTTCGCTGCCGCCGCCGGCGCGGGGGCGCTGGCCGTCGCGGACCAGGTGGAGACGCGCGCCGTGCTGCTGGAGGCGCTGGCCGCCTCGCCGCTGATTGATGCGGGGCCGGCGGCGGAGGAGGATTTCCGCCAGCAGGCGCGCCGTGCCCTGGGCGGCCGCGGCCCCTGGATCACGCTGGTCTCCACCGCCACGTCGGACCGCCCCCCGCTCCACACCCGGGGCGAGGCCGAGGGACCGCCCCCCGTGCCCGCGGCCGCGCTCGCACAGGTGATGCGCGATGGCGTGGCGGTGGTCGGCCGCCATGGCGAAGAGGAAGCGGGGCCGCGGGACCAGCTCGTCCTGGCCGTGCCGGTGCTGCGCGACCGGGTGGTGCTGGGGGCGCTCGCCACCCCGGTGACGCAAACGGTGCTGCTGGAGGCCCTGGCACGCGCCACACGTCCGCCTGACGCCTTCCTGATGCTGCTCGACCCGGACGGCGCCGTGGTGGCCGCGCACGGCCTCGCGCCTGATGCTGCCGCCTGGACGGCACCGCCCCCCCTGCGCGCGGCGCTGGCGGCGGCGGGCGCTGCCACCCAGCGCGCGCCTGGGGGCGCGACCACCCTGCGCGCGCCGGGGCCGGGGGGCGCCTCGGTCGTGCTGTTCGCCGCGCCATTGCCGCTGGCGGGCTGGGTCGTGGTGGCGGGGCAGGCGGAATCCCGCTTCTCCGCCGGCTGGACCGGCCCCGCCCTGCTGCAATGGGGCGGGGGGCTCGCCATGATCGCGCTGGGGCTGCTGCTGGCCGGCCAGTTTGCCCGCCGCCTGCTGGCGGCGCTGGCGGCCATCCGGGCCCCCCGGCCTGGGGGCCTGCGTGTCGCGGAATTCGAGGCGCTGGGCGCGACCATCGCGGCCGCCGAGGGCGCGCTGCGGCAGGAGGCCGCGCGGGCCGAGCGCGCGGCCGCCCGCACCACCCATCTCGCCCGTACCGCCGAGGATGATCGTCTGCTGCTGGAATCCGTCGTGCGCTCGGTGCCCGAGCCCATCTTCGTAAAGGACCGGGACCTGCGCTATGTGCTTATCAATGACGCCGCCGCGCGCTCCATGGGCTGGAATGAACGTGACTGCATCGGCCGAACCGCCGCGGAGATGACGCGGCCCGACGTGGTGGAACGCTTCGACACCCAGGACCGCGCCGTGCTGGCGGCCGGCCGCACCATGGAATTCGAGGATCAGATCGTGCTCGAACGCGGCGTCACGCGCTGCTACCGCACCATCAAGGCCCCCTGGCGCGACAGCGCGGGCCGCGTGCTGGGCGTGGTGGGCGTGGCGCGCGACGTGACGCGCCGCCGCGCGGCCGAGGAACGCCTCCGCGCGGCCGAGGCCGCCATGCGTCGCATCGCCCGCGCGGACAGCCTGACGGTGATGAGCCTCGGCATCGCGCATGAGCTGAACCAGCCGCTGACCGCGGCCTCGAACTTCCAGCGGGCGTCTCTGCGCTGGCTCGACCAGGCGGCCTCCGACCCCGGGCGCCTGGCCGCGGCCCGTTCCGCGATCGAGGAGGCCTCGGCCGAGACGCTCCGCGCCGCCGCCATCCTGCGCCAGATGCGCGACTTCATTGATCGCGGCCAGACCGAGCGCACCACGGTCGAGCTCGGCCCCCTGCTGGCCGACACGGTGGCCCTGTTCCGCGCCGCCCGCGCGGAGGAGAAGCTGCCCGTGGAGCTGGACGTCCCCGAGGGCGGCCATGCCGTGATGGGGGATCGGGTGCAGCTGCAGCAGGTCTTCGTGAACCTGCTGCGCAACGCCATAGAGGCGACGGAAGGTCAGATGGAGCGCGGCCTCGCTGTCTCGCTCACCGCCGAGGGCGGCATGGCGCGGGTCATCCTGGCCGATCGCGGCCCCGGCCTGCCGGAGGAGGTGACGGAACGCATGTTTGAACCCTTCGTCTCCACCCGCGCCGAGGGCATGGGCATCGGCCTGTCCATCGCGCGCACCATC
- a CDS encoding P-II family nitrogen regulator, with product MKKIEAIIKPFKLDEVKDALHEIGLQGLTVVEAKGFGRQKGHTELYRGAEYVVDFLPKVKIEVICADDMLDRAVEAIQAAARTGRIGDGKIFISDIQEVIRIRTGERGEEAV from the coding sequence ATGAAAAAGATCGAGGCGATCATCAAGCCCTTCAAGCTCGACGAGGTGAAGGACGCGCTGCACGAGATCGGCCTGCAGGGCCTGACGGTGGTGGAAGCCAAGGGCTTCGGCCGCCAGAAGGGCCATACCGAGCTGTACCGTGGCGCCGAATACGTCGTGGACTTCCTGCCCAAGGTGAAGATCGAGGTGATCTGCGCCGATGACATGCTGGACCGCGCCGTGGAGGCCATCCAGGCCGCCGCCCGCACCGGCCGCATCGGCGACGGCAAGATCTTCATCTCGGACATCCAGGAGGTCATCCGCATCCGCACCGGCGAACGGGGCGAAGAGGCGGTGTGA
- a CDS encoding aminotransferase, whose protein sequence is MQPMNHLLSATGTTIFTVMSALAVQHGAINLGQGFPDYDGPEDVIEAAAAALKDGRNQYPPMTGVPELRRAVAEANRRFYGLEVDPDREVVVTSGATEAITACLMAVLNPGDECVLIEPLYDTYLPVVKLLGAVPKLVRLSPPKWELPRAELAAAFGPKTKAVLFNTPMNPTGKVFTAAELAFLADLIERHDCYTICDEVYEHLTYDGWKHIPLMTLPGMRQRCMRIGSAGKTFSLTGWKVGYVTCDAALQPNVAKAHQNLTFTTPPNLQRAVAVGLAKDDAYFDSLSGELAERRDLLTRGLQALGFETLPVMGSYFVTADIRSIGFTGDDVAFCRAITEEAKVTAIPVTAFYAGANPPSHYARFAFCKNAAVLEEALARLGAWVAARGAGTARAAG, encoded by the coding sequence ATGCAGCCGATGAACCACCTCCTCTCCGCCACCGGCACCACCATTTTCACGGTCATGTCCGCCCTGGCCGTGCAGCATGGCGCGATCAACCTGGGCCAGGGCTTCCCCGACTATGACGGCCCGGAGGACGTGATCGAGGCCGCCGCCGCGGCATTGAAGGACGGTCGCAACCAATACCCCCCCATGACCGGCGTGCCCGAGCTGCGCCGCGCGGTCGCCGAGGCCAATCGCCGCTTCTACGGGCTTGAGGTGGACCCGGACCGCGAGGTGGTCGTCACCTCCGGCGCCACCGAGGCCATCACCGCCTGCCTCATGGCCGTGCTGAACCCCGGCGACGAATGCGTGCTGATCGAGCCGCTCTATGACACCTACCTGCCCGTGGTGAAGCTGCTGGGCGCGGTGCCAAAGCTGGTGCGCCTGTCCCCGCCCAAGTGGGAGCTGCCGCGCGCCGAGCTTGCCGCCGCCTTCGGCCCCAAGACCAAGGCCGTGCTGTTCAACACGCCCATGAACCCCACGGGCAAGGTCTTCACCGCCGCCGAACTGGCTTTCCTCGCCGACCTGATCGAGCGCCACGACTGCTACACCATCTGCGACGAGGTCTATGAGCACCTGACCTATGATGGCTGGAAGCACATCCCGCTGATGACGCTGCCTGGCATGCGGCAGCGCTGCATGCGCATCGGCAGCGCGGGCAAGACCTTCAGCCTGACCGGCTGGAAGGTGGGCTATGTCACCTGCGACGCGGCGCTCCAGCCCAACGTGGCCAAGGCGCACCAGAACCTGACCTTCACCACGCCGCCCAACCTGCAGCGGGCGGTCGCCGTGGGCCTGGCCAAGGACGACGCCTATTTCGATAGCCTCTCGGGCGAGCTGGCCGAGCGGCGGGACCTGCTGACGCGCGGCCTCCAGGCGCTGGGTTTCGAGACCCTGCCCGTCATGGGCAGCTATTTCGTGACGGCCGATATCCGCTCCATCGGCTTCACCGGCGACGACGTGGCCTTCTGCCGCGCCATCACGGAGGAAGCCAAGGTCACGGCCATTCCCGTCACCGCCTTCTACGCCGGTGCCAATCCGCCCAGCCACTATGCCCGCTTCGCCTTCTGCAAGAACGCCGCGGTGCTGGAAGAGGCGCTGGCCCGGCTCGGCGCCTGGGTCGCGGCGCGCGGGGCGGGGACGGCCCGCGCGGCCGGGTAG
- the glnA gene encoding type I glutamate--ammonia ligase, whose protein sequence is MSMNSPEAVSKVMEMIKENSVEYVDFRFTDPRGKWQHTAQHVSTVEPDTFEDGIMFDGSSIAGWKAINESDMILMPDAASACMDPFSAKPQLILFCDIYEPSTGQRYTRDPRSTAKKAEEYLKSTGLGDTAYFGPEAEFFIFDNVKFGTGGNYGIYQLDSIEGPQASLKDFPEGNMGHRPGVKGGYFPVPPVDSEQDLRAEMLSTMIEMGVEGEKHHHEVAQSQHELGTKFGTLVKQADMMQIYKYCIHNVAHSYGKSATFMPKPIYGDNGSGMHVHQSIWKDGKPMFAGNGYADLSEMALYYIGGIIKHAKALNAFTNPSTNSYKRLIPGFEAPVLLAYSARNRSASCRIPYATSPKAKRVEVRFPDPTANPYLAFAAMMMAGLDGIKNKIHPGDAMDKDLYDLPPEELKGIPTVCGSLREALGALAADHEFLLAGDVFSKDQIESYIELKWTEVYRFEHTPHPVEFEMYYSV, encoded by the coding sequence ATGTCGATGAATTCCCCCGAGGCCGTCTCCAAGGTCATGGAAATGATCAAGGAGAACAGCGTGGAGTATGTGGACTTCCGGTTCACCGACCCCCGCGGCAAGTGGCAGCACACCGCCCAGCATGTCTCCACCGTCGAGCCGGACACCTTCGAGGACGGCATCATGTTCGACGGCTCGTCCATCGCCGGCTGGAAGGCGATCAACGAGTCCGACATGATCCTGATGCCGGACGCGGCCAGCGCCTGCATGGACCCCTTCTCGGCCAAGCCGCAGCTGATCCTGTTCTGCGACATCTATGAGCCCTCGACCGGCCAGCGCTACACGCGCGACCCGCGCTCGACCGCCAAGAAGGCCGAAGAGTACCTGAAGTCCACGGGCCTGGGCGACACCGCCTATTTCGGCCCCGAGGCCGAGTTCTTCATCTTCGACAACGTGAAGTTCGGCACGGGCGGCAACTACGGCATCTACCAGCTCGACAGCATCGAGGGCCCGCAGGCCAGCCTGAAGGACTTCCCCGAGGGCAACATGGGCCACCGCCCGGGCGTGAAGGGCGGCTACTTCCCCGTTCCCCCCGTGGACAGCGAGCAGGACCTGCGCGCCGAGATGCTCTCGACCATGATCGAGATGGGCGTCGAGGGCGAGAAGCACCACCACGAGGTGGCGCAGTCCCAGCATGAGCTCGGCACGAAGTTCGGCACGCTGGTGAAGCAGGCCGACATGATGCAGATCTACAAGTACTGCATCCACAACGTCGCCCACAGCTACGGCAAGTCGGCCACCTTCATGCCGAAGCCGATCTATGGCGACAACGGCTCGGGCATGCACGTCCACCAGTCCATCTGGAAGGACGGCAAGCCGATGTTCGCGGGCAATGGCTACGCGGACCTGAGCGAGATGGCGCTGTACTACATCGGCGGCATCATCAAGCACGCCAAGGCGCTGAATGCCTTCACCAACCCGAGCACGAACAGCTACAAGCGGCTGATCCCGGGCTTCGAGGCCCCCGTGCTGCTGGCCTATTCGGCCCGCAACCGCTCCGCCTCCTGCCGCATCCCCTACGCGACGAGCCCCAAGGCCAAGCGCGTGGAAGTGCGCTTCCCCGACCCGACGGCGAACCCCTACCTCGCCTTCGCCGCCATGATGATGGCGGGCCTGGACGGCATCAAGAACAAGATCCACCCCGGCGATGCCATGGACAAGGATCTGTACGACCTGCCGCCCGAGGAGCTGAAGGGCATCCCGACCGTCTGCGGCTCGCTGCGCGAAGCCCTGGGCGCGCTCGCCGCCGACCATGAGTTCCTGCTGGCCGGCGACGTGTTCTCGAAGGACCAGATCGAGAGCTACATCGAGCTGAAGTGGACGGAGGTGTACCGTTTCGAGCACACCCCGCACCCGGTCGAGTTCGAGATGTACTACTCGGTCTGA
- a CDS encoding MoaD/ThiS family protein translates to MVTTMPRVSFTPNLRRHLDCPAMDAPGDTVRVVLEHVFTGNPRLRGYLLDEHGRLRKHVAIFVNELPVADRAGLADPVGEGDDIFVFQALSGG, encoded by the coding sequence ATGGTGACGACCATGCCCCGCGTCAGCTTCACGCCCAATTTGCGCCGCCACCTGGACTGCCCGGCCATGGACGCGCCGGGCGACACGGTCCGCGTGGTGCTGGAGCATGTCTTCACCGGCAACCCGCGGCTGCGCGGCTACCTGCTCGACGAGCATGGCCGCCTACGCAAGCACGTCGCGATCTTCGTCAACGAATTACCCGTCGCGGACCGCGCCGGGCTCGCCGACCCGGTGGGCGAGGGCGACGACATCTTCGTCTTCCAGGCGCTTTCGGGAGGATAG